Within the Aspergillus luchuensis IFO 4308 DNA, chromosome 5, nearly complete sequence genome, the region TGTACCAGGAACCTTATTGGAGGGACCGTTTCACGACAAGACCAGAAATGAGTTCCGCTTTGTCGATATCTGGGAGCAGAAACTATACGTTCTGGACCTGGCCAAAGGCCCCGACTCCCTGAAGATCATGGACACATCTGCGTCAATCGGGTATGTCGCTCCTAGCTAGACTCCTTGGCCCACAGAATAATTACACCGTAAGCGGTGCCCAAAAAGACACTAATATCATACTCCAAACTCTTGTAGAGTAACCGCCAACATTGCGAATGCTGGGGATTCACGCGAAAACCAGATCGTCGTAGCCGCAAAACATGGATTCGCCCTGGTTGACCGCACCACGGGCGCACTGTCCTATATTCAGAAAGTGTGGGACGATCCGGCCAAGGAGCATAGGTAAGTCAAGAATCCAGCTTTcttgccatcctcctcgtggGGTCTGACTCATCGGGAACGTCATCAAAACAGAATGCGTTTCAACGATGGGGCCGTCGACAGCCACGGACGCTTCTGGGCTGGAGCCATGAACGATCCTAAGGTGCAGAACCCAGTCAACGAAGGTGTGATATTCAGGCTAGACCCGGACATGAAACTGCACCGCATGGTTGAACAGGTGACGATTCCCAACGGGATTGGCTGGAATCCTGCGGATGACACTATGTACCTGACCGACTCTCCCACCGGCAAGATTTACGCCTTTGATTTCGATGCTGAGACCGGAAACATCAGCAACCGAAGGGTGTTCTTTGACATTGGGGAGCCGAAAGAGCCAGATGGGtttgccatcgatgaggaggggtgTATCTGGAGTGCTATTTACGGTGGTGGGAAGGTAATTCGTATCTCGCCGGAGGGCAAGGTCATTGGCGAGATAACTTTTCCCACTCGAAACATTACCTGTCCAGTTTTTGTGGGAACGGAGCTATTCATCACGACCGCCAAGGATGATACCAATGATGACCAGCTTCCGGAATCCGTCCGGTATGGAGGCCGGCTCTATAGAGTCGACGTCGGCATCAAGGGTAAGCCTAAGAATGAGTTTCGACTTGAAGGCAGCCCGCAATAGGTAGTACTCGATAGACTAGCGCAATTAGTTGATTGCTAAAGATAAGCCGATCTGACCGCTTGTCGAACTATCACCTTGAAAGGAATCACCAGTTGGAGCATCTGGGTTGGAGCTGTATGGTCTGTATACCCATCTAGAGAGATCAACATAATCGTGAAAATGAGTCTTTGAGACAGCTGTTCCAACCAAAGTGTAATGTCTGCCCAGAAGAAAATGATGAGTCTGTTAGCCACAGGATTCGCACAGCGCTGAGGTGGAGCAATCAGGTACTTCTGGTTACAGTACAGGGTATGTTGTGAAACATGTCTGCATCGTTGTTACATGTTGTGATAGACATGCTGGAGGTCAGGATTGAAAGTATATTGGCAGCAGTAGATACGTACCCTTGCAGTTGTCGTTCTTTCCGATGAAGAAAGATGAAAGGCTGCCTTGGCCGTGTCGGAACCGGAGGATAAGTGAGAGGTCCGCGGATCGACGAACGGTGGGTGCAGAGGAGTTGGCACTGGGACTTCTGGGAACCGCAAGTCAGCAGACCTGGAAGTGTAtgtcttctttctgctttctgctttcttttttcattttgtttttcattttgtttttctcccCTAATTGTTTTGCTGACTACTCTTCCATATTAACCTTTGTCTTTCCTGCCAATGTTCCTATTAGGATTAGTCTGTCGATTATTATTTGAACTGAAGTATTAAATGTGTACATTGACCATCAATCACAATGGAGAGGTTAAGTAGAGATACAATCCGAAGGTATGATCTGTTGTGGAAGTTGTCACTCGTCTTACCGCTACATTGCATGAGGAAGGTTGTGGGAAAAGTAACCAGAGTCAAGCAAGTCGATAGAACATGAATACACTCGGCAGGTAAAGATGGGCCTAGAATAATGTCAGTGGCTATTACTGGAGTAATGTATAGCCCTGAATGGCAAGGTACATTCTAACATTCTAGCATCTACTTATTGTGACATGACTAGAAGTAAGTTCAGTCATGCATTCACACACAGGTTTTAGTAGGTACAAAGTACGCCCCAGAAAAGGTTGATGCCTGAGGATAAAACAGGCATGCAGGCTGCAGCCAGAAACAAACAAGTGCTCACCCATAATgccattctcctcctccagcctACCTTCTTTCCGGGTCCTTTACAATGGCATCCAGCTCACAGGATCTTTAGATCGCATGCAGAGGTTCCTGCCCTATCCGGAGTCTAACTTGATGATCGCTTGACTTCTCCCAGGAAGGTGGGTGACAAGTGTGAAGCATGTTGCATGCATATGCCGCACATATGCGCTACGGCAATACCATCACTTACCCTGGGGCCTGGGATCTAGCCGGAGCTAGCCCTTCCATGTGAACATACCAGTTATTCTGATATCATTGCCGCCTGGCCTGGGGGGTGGATAATAGGTACGTTATTAAGTTATGCAGAGGCGCAGGCAAACGGAGAGACTCGTGGATGGACTGGAGCCACTTGGCTATGTATAtgtattttactttttccccttattgttgtttttttctttctctctgcagGGTAACAGTACTTTTACTGAGTTCCCTGACTGTACACTTACTATACATACATTCAATAAGTACAGATGTAAGTATGCACATCCTTACGTACATGAGAATACCAGCTAAGCGACGCAGGGCCAGCAGTTCGAAAGTACGGAGGGCACAGAGTGGATACCTTCCGATGCGCAGATTTGCTGCCTGCGTACTCCGTGGTTGGGAGATCTGGACCCGTAACCTATGGAGGTAAAACAGTGTCAAGAGAAAATGCGAACAATTTTGAAGTCACGGCgaaagaagatagataatattgaTAAGTACAGTATGAGATAAGTCTCACTAGGATAACCGTTGACAATTAGCTGAAGACGGCTACAGCGGCACCGAAAAAAGGCGAATCACAACTTGGAGACTGACAGTCCAGCAGGAAGCAAATAATGAGGCAAAGTAGGGTGGGGGGTAGGAAGGAAGGCTTGGTAAGGAGAAAAATGAAATAcgagaaaaatgaaaaatattggaggaaaaagcaatgagGAGACAATACCATTCACTGCAGGTTCTGTGGCGATCGAAAAAGGGCTTTGTTATTGCTAGGATCGAATGGCGTCGTGATTGATAAGTTCTCGAAATAATAATCCGTCTTTACCTTCCTCCTTGGGTAAAATACACTTCCTTCGCAGGATTGTGAAGGAAGGCAGGTCAGATGGCCGAGGGTGCCGTGTTcgcaaccttcttctccccttgGTTCGAAAACCAACATTCGAGAATTCAGACCGAAGCCACCTTATTCTTCCAAAACATCCTTTTCCGACGGCTTGCCTCGAAATTCGTCCCTCCCCATGGTCTAAATTGATAACCGTCAATAGCACGCAACCAGGAACCACTCCTCTGGGAAAagccccctctcctctcctccgactAAAACATGAGCTAACGCACGAACTAATGCAGCTTCTCTCACACTTCGTCCCCATTTCCAATTCCGCCTGCGTCCCCGTGGTCTTCCCCGGCCTAGTGTCTTTTAGTACCACAGAGCGGTGCCGGGTTGGGCCATAATTTAGCCTAGGGCAggaataaagaaagaaaaaataaataaatgaaaaTCAACAGTCGCCGGGATTCGCTACCGTGGCAGAATAGGTGACCACTTAGGGACCAATTGAATCCACAAGGATAAAATAATGTCTTTCATTACCAGAGCAAACAATGAACGAAAAGAGGCACACAAATGGGAAGGCGGAGAATGATTCCGATCCCGACCGCTGGCCTGACTGGCATCTGCTATCAGTCTCATCATCCCATGCCATGCCTGGTCCCGTCAAGCCGCCACGATGGATGAATCAAATGAGGACGGAACACCTCGTCTCCACTTCCCGCACATATTAATCAGGTAACGTGTGTACCTCTTCTACCATAGAGAGAAGAGCTAGATAGCAGGTAGCTACTAGCTCTACCGCCAACCTTCCACTAATTCGCATGTAGTTTCGCACGAATTGGCTTACCATATGAAGACCAAGTTGGCGTGACCCGCAGTTGGCTAGAAGAGGCTTCCAGAACCGATGTGCCGCTCGCATAACCAGAAAATTTACCCTATACCGACACGGTGAACATCACCCTTACTCCGCGGCAATACCATCATCGTCCGTCTTTTTCATGACCTAATGACGGGCAGTAGCTATGATTTGTTCAATATTGATAAGGGAGATACAAATGCGATCGAATCTTGTTTGCCGTGGCTAGCGAGGTTACCGCCCGTCCGTGGGGTTTCAGAGCGAACCATCCAGCGTGTGAAATACCCTAGTGACTAACGGAGGCATTGACTACTCCGTAGCCAGGGGGATTCCCAATTCAGCTGGGTGCGCCAGCTAGACGAAGCAACAGTCCCTTTGAGGTAGTACAGAGGGGGGCCCGCCCACTGAAAACGAAGGAAGGGCCACCAATTTTCCTGCTGCTAGCCAATGGCGGCCTTTGGATCGGCTAGATCGCAGAGACATTTCCCAAGCTCACTGCAGGTAATTCGCTACTTTCTGCAGAAGCATGGAGCTCACCGATCCTTACCGACATATGTACTTGACAGATCGACGGACTCTCTTTTCCTACTTTACTCTATTTTCTGTTCCTTTGCCTTATTCCAATGGtcaatattatcttattttcttattttcttcgATTTTCTGCCTGACTTCTCCGGTCCCACTTCTCAAGTTCAAAAGTACAAGCATCGTGTCTCAATCTCATGCATGCAGCAGAGATTAGAGATCCGTCCCAACCAATACCCTCTAAACCCCAAAGTATAGGCGATATTATCATAGATAGTACGATGGTCGTGGAATGGTCGAAAGACAAAGCGAAGCAAGTGGGAGCCACCTGACAGTCAAGGACGCGGCAATCCGGACTAGCTCGGCCACCAATAGTTTCAGAATTCAGTGGCCTGGTCCCCATGATGCAAGCTTCGGAGACTCTGTTATATCTTACCAATCCAGCCTGTACGCCCGTCTCTAATAGTAGTTGGCTTCCGCCTGCAGCACCCAAGAGTTCATGCTGGGTTACCCTAGCATTTGAGCTTCACTGCTGGAAAAGAGAGGGTGCTAACTGCACTCGTTGCATATGTTTGGGCTGTGTTACAGCCTGCAAGTGGATATCTCCTTAATCCGGTGACTTTCTAACAACATATACAGTCCGAGAACATtcttcaaggccaagaagctctACAGCGAAGCAGTTACAATGCAATATAGAGTCTATGAGtgtgctgctgatgattcAAGGTAGGCAAGACACATTTATGTCCCCATGAGGTTTGCGGGATATACAGCAAGTACCATCTATTGCACATTTGCTTCTGAGGTGTTTAGAGAGCGATTGATGCCCGATGACGTAGCTGAAACACCACAGTTTCTCTTTGGCCTTTGGGCCGACCTCGATGGACACCAAAGTCCGAATGAAAACACAAAGCATCCTCCGTGGACCACTTAGATGGcagtatgatgatgacgagccaGTCTCTCCGATGATCTGTCTTCTCTGTTGCCTGCGTGCAACGAAAGGAGATTCTTACAGCCCACAGACCCAGTTTTTAAAGACTCTGCTAAGCCACCAGGAAGGACCCATTAGGTTGAGACTATCGAGGTCACCAAACATGCCTATCAAGACACCCTGTGTTAAGGAAGAGTCGACCTTGAGGTAAGGAAGTAACGGAGATCGAACCCCCGAGGTGTACTGAAGGATGGCAACCTGAGGATTAGAAAGGTGAGAAGTAACGGTGATCAGCAGCTGACATGGGAACGACGACGGTCACCCGTCTGTCATCCAcatttgggggggaaggaaggcaaaAGCATGTTGCCCGCATGCATGCAAGACATCGTGATTTGGGCGTCCTGAGTGGGAGAAGCGAGGCCATCTGCCCCATCTGCCGATGCGAACTAGACGAGGGCCTTGTTTTAGCTTCTTAGGAGGAATTGGCACGGCAGCTACTCTGGGGCTAAGGCATCTAGTCTTAGGTAGATAGGCAGGAAAGACCCGTCCGGATAAGCGTCGCCTGAAGGGTGAACGAGGGTCTAAAACAGCCGGCAACACAAAGCCACGACATGGTTTCATTCAGAGTTAGAGCTAGCCAGATGTttacttttctcttttcttttctttttctttttctattccgGTTTTTcaggattttctttttcgttgtAGTTGTCTTTCGTcgaaaatatttcttttcttttccttttttttattttcctaTCTCTACTTTCGGTCAAGACTTCTTCCATTCTGGctgtttttttttcaccttgggggtggatgttaTTCCCTAACCGGTACAAGTCCATTTGTTCGACCCAGCCATGTCACTCGTGCAACAAACTATCTCGTAAGTGGCGATCATTCAACTTAGCTAACATGATATAGTTGAGGCTGTTGGGGCTGCGAGCGACACCCGAAGTCTATCAGTATCGAGATGTGGATTGGCAAGTGAAATCCGTGGAGACGAAATGCGAAGCACCAAAACCTTGAGCAGTGTTAGTCTGAGATCGTCATAAGTAATGGAGGTGAAATCCTTCCGAGAGAAACCGGTGACTTAGTCATACTCCCTCGAGTGGCATGATTTCAGGCTTAGAGGCTCTGTATAGACTACTACCGTCTAGTAGATGGTAGCTATGGAGTCGACGGTTGAATAGTACTATGCTCTGATAGTGAGTTGATGGCAACTTTTAGGCGGTAAGTGCACTCGGGAAGTGAGTGAGTTGCTTTTAGTATGGCGTAAAGAAACGGAAGAAAGATACCTTCAGTATACCTCATAGGTACCGTAAGGAACCCGACATAGCCTGATATCCGGCTGAATCGGTCGGTATCGGTAAAGTACCAAGCAGGTATTTCAGGGCCTCCACTGATCCATAGTGCTGGCGCGCCCAGTTTAAGCGCTCCGGTTCAACCTGCACCTTTTCCCCAGCCCCAAGGCCGGTGTTAGTTGCCTTTAGTGACCTCACTAGCTCTTTTTAGTGGGTTACGTTTGTTGGCcaggtagttagttagttagttagcagTTTTTACTGACATACCTGGgattctctctgtctgtctgtctgcccaGTAAATCAATGCACGCTTCGCTCGGCCAGCCAGCTGGGGCTGTGAAAGGATCCCGTGGGATCCCTAATCCACTACCCAGAAAACTAATAGCTCCATTCCCGAGGCGGCGCGCTCTCTCGTAGATTTCCTGCTTCGGCAAGTAAAGGAAAGTTCAATCTCCAATATGGCCAACTCACTTGGGAGAGTGGTGGGTGAGTGTGTGTAAGTGGTTTTACTACAAGTAGTCTAGGTATGGAGTCCCCATCCCTATAGCACCCcccaattttttttttgataGCGCAGTAAGCTAAATGTTATACTTTTTGAGAGATTATTTCCCCCCCATTTTAAATCATATCCACGTTCGTCAGCGATTATTCTGGacaagatgatggatgatgatgatgatccacTACTACTGAGCAAAATAGTAGTGCTAGAGaccctttcctcttcatgaCTAGTTTACCTCCTACCCAACAACTATATTGGGAACAGCTTCCCAGCCCAGCAGTTCCAGTGCAGTGAGATTCCGTCACCCCCGAGTCTCTCTCATTTATGGCGTTGACTTGCCTCCACTAGcccctctcttcatcttctttctctttttattactatttaaatTGGTACTTTTGGCCACCGGGTATCATTGTCCAGGTCCTACTACTTAATCTAAAGTATGCAATCTGCATGTATGTCCGTATCACCCTGCTAAGTACGAGTCAGGTCCGAGGTTCGAACTTCTCAACAAGTACGTATTTTGGGTACTAAGACGGCAAGTAGATTAGGTGCTTCGATGGTGGGCGCGATAgatcaataataatac harbors:
- a CDS encoding SMP-30/gluconolactonase/LRE family protein (COG:P,T;~EggNog:ENOG410PIR3;~InterPro:IPR011042,IPR005511,IPR013658;~PFAM:PF08450), with the protein product MSGFQYQKWTVSEPYVDVPGTLLEGPFHDKTRNEFRFVDIWEQKLYVLDLAKGPDSLKIMDTSASIGVTANIANAGDSRENQIVVAAKHGFALVDRTTGALSYIQKVWDDPAKEHRMRFNDGAVDSHGRFWAGAMNDPKVQNPVNEGVIFRLDPDMKLHRMVEQVTIPNGIGWNPADDTMYLTDSPTGKIYAFDFDAETGNISNRRVFFDIGEPKEPDGFAIDEEGCIWSAIYGGGKVIRISPEGKVIGEITFPTRNITCPVFVGTELFITTAKDDTNDDQLPESVRYGGRLYRVDVGIKGKPKNEFRLEGSPQ